The Flavobacterium galactosidilyticum nucleotide sequence TATCGTAGTTTTTTTTGTCGGTATCAAGAAGTGCCGTTAATAACGGCTCGCCTATAAAAGGGAAAACATTTAATGACATAATATTAATGAACAATTGTTCGGCTTCAATTGGTTGTATAAGCCCGTCTTTTATAGCGTCAGCAACTTGTAGTTTGAACTTATTAGTGTTTGGAAAATTTTCTTTTACACGTAATTTTTGAACGAATTCAGGGTTTTTATTGAGTTCCTGCATTACAAAATTGGGTAAGTACGGATGTTTAATTACAAATGTGATATAGCTATCCGTAAACTTTATTATTTTTTCAAACAAGTCGCTGTCGTCATTTAATATTTTATTCAATTGAGGAGCTAGTAACGCAAAAGCATTCGAAAAGACAGCTTCAAATAATAGTTGTTTGCTTCTGTAATAGTAATGTAATAAGGCTTTGTTTATTTTGGCTTTATCTGCAATTTCTTGCATTCTAGCACCGTCCATACCTTTTTGCTGGAATATTTCTTTAGCAGCATTCAATATTTCTATTTCTGTATTTTCTAGTTTATCCTTAATCATCTAGTTTAATTATATGGTTTAACCATTCGGTTAACAAAGTTATGTAAAAAGAACCAGTAAAAAATGTTTTATCGATTTATTTTGCAATTGACTACTTTATTAATCTTTCATTATGAAAAAGTGAACTATATTTGGCAATTGTGAAATCAAGAAATTTTATCTTTCCAAATTAAATTATACCTTATGAATCGAGTACTTCAAATTTATTTCCTCCTATTTATAACATCGCAATTGATAGGTCAAAATAAACCCGTTACAGCTAAAACGGAATTAGCGATAATTCCGCAACCTACATTGGTACAAACTACTCAAAAGAATTTTAATGTTAAGTCGTTGAAAGAGGTAGAGCTACCTGCAGAATGGCGTGACTTAGGGCAGCAATTAGCTGAATTTAACAGCAAAAATAATTTGGCTCCAATTAAGATTGTGGCTAAGGCAAAAAGTACTGCGATACGCATAAAGAAAGTGGCTAGTTTAAGTTCAGAATCATATAAATTAGAAGTAAATGCTAGCGGTGTTCATATAGAAGCTTCGGATTATGGGGGGGCTTTTAATGCATTGCAAACTTGGAAACAAATTGTATTTCATGCTAAGAATAATGAAATTGCACAATTAAAAATAGAAGATCAACCACGCTTTAATTACCGCGGATTGATGTTGGACTGTAGCAGGCATTTCTGGACTGTAGATGAATTGAAAGAAACGATTACTCAAATGTCCTTTTTTAAACTCAACAAACTGCATTTGCATCTTACAGACAACAACGCTTGGCGAATAGAAATTAAAGCATATCCTAAACTTACATCAGCAGGCACCTATTATAAAAATTATCC carries:
- a CDS encoding TetR/AcrR family transcriptional regulator — protein: MIKDKLENTEIEILNAAKEIFQQKGMDGARMQEIADKAKINKALLHYYYRSKQLLFEAVFSNAFALLAPQLNKILNDDSDLFEKIIKFTDSYITFVIKHPYLPNFVMQELNKNPEFVQKLRVKENFPNTNKFKLQVADAIKDGLIQPIEAEQLFINIMSLNVFPFIGEPLLTALLDTDKKNYDIIIQKRKTDVSAFIINAIKI